The Lepidochelys kempii isolate rLepKem1 chromosome 5, rLepKem1.hap2, whole genome shotgun sequence genome window below encodes:
- the GPBP1 gene encoding vasculin isoform X2, producing the protein MLVIKKGSTKDLQISGFPVVGGLHSQPVKNGTGTSVYKGLVPKPATPPAKPAQWKSQTKENKLGTPFPHESSYGIGNFNAFKSTAKAFSVSQNSVKECNRSNSSSPVDKLNQPRLTKLTRMRTDKKSEFLKALKQDRVEEEHEDENHVGEEKDDSFNLHNSNNAHHERDINRNFENEIPQENGNASVISQQIIRSSTFPQTDVLSSSLEAEHRLLKEMGWQEDSENDETCAPLTEDEMREFQVISEQLRKNGLRKNGILKNGLICDFKFSPWKNSTFKPTIENEDTETSSSDTSDDDDV; encoded by the exons ATGCTGGTCATTAAAAAGGGTAGTACAAAAGATTTACAAATATCTGGATTCCCTGTAGTAGGAGGTCTTCATTCACAACCAGTCAAGAATGGAACTGGTACAAGTGTTTATAAAGGATTAGTTCCTAAACCTGCTACTCCACCTGCAAAG CCTGCACAGTGGAAAAGCCAAACAAAAGAGAATAAACTTGGGACTCCATTTCCTCATGAGTCTTCATATGGTATTGGCAACTTTAATGCTTTCAAATCAACTGCCAAGGCTTTTAGTGTATCACAGAATTCAGTGAAAGAG TGTAATCGGTCAAATTCTTCATCCCCTGTTGACAAACTTAATCAGCCTCGATTAACAAAATTGACAAGAATGCGAACTGATAAAAAGAGTGAATTCTTAAAGGCATTGAAACAGGATAGAGTTGAAGAGGAACATGAAGATGAGAATCATGTTGGGGAAGAGAAG GATGATTCATTTAATTTGCATAACAGCAACAATGCTCATCATGAGAGGGACATAAACAGaaactttgaaaatgaaattcCTCAAGAGAATGGAAATGCTTCAGTGATTTCTCAGCAGATCATTCGATCTTCAACTTTCCCTCAGACAGATGTCCTTTCAAGTTCACTTGAGGCAGAGCATAG gttgttAAAGGAGATGGGTTGGCAGGAAGACAGTGAAAATGATGAAACCTGTGCTCCACTAACAGAGGATGAGATGAGGGAATTCCAAGTCATTAGTGAACAG tTACGAAAAAATGGCCTTAGAAAAAATGGCATTCTAAAAAATGGCCTCATCTGTGACTTTAAATTTAGCCCCTGGAAAAACAGCACTTTCAAACCCACTATTGAGAATGAGGATACAGAGACAAGCAGCAGTGACAcatcagatgatgatgatgtgtga